A segment of the Stigmatopora nigra isolate UIUO_SnigA chromosome 15, RoL_Snig_1.1, whole genome shotgun sequence genome:
TGCCAGCGACCTCGACAAACAAGAGAAGGCTATTCAAGCACGACTGCGCCCACCACTTGAGCTAAAGAAGCCACTGCAGGATAGTAGTGACCGCATGCAGGATTTGAGGGTAATCTTCTACAGTGCATGTCATATCAAAATAATCATTGATAAAAGATCAAGGCAGGTCAAAAGTCACtcaattttacattttcctCAGGATATTGACATTACAGTTCATAGAATTGAACCAGAAAAGACTTCCAAAGTGCAAGAAGCAAAGAACTTTTTGGTCTCAAACTCAACATGTGCCAGCGCTCCTTACCTTCACAGTAAAGCTGATGAAGTCAACAATAAGTACAACTACTTAGAACAGCTTCTTCAGAGTTCTCAGGAAAAGTACAACACTTTATTTATTACTAACCCCTACTAAAGCATGATTGGGTTTTTGCTTCattattttcaagattttttaaatatcccacGCTCACAATGAAATCCTGCATTCTTTAGAATGAAGAATTCCAATCAGCTGGAGAATTCACTTCAAAATGGAAAGGCTTTACTTTCCAGTTATGAGAACAGGCTGGCTAGGGAGGATGTTGCTCCTTCTGACCTGTCCTCTATGGAGAAAACTCAGCGTGAGCTTGCGGTAAAATTACTTTTCAATCCCTTTGAATATTTGCAAAATCTGaagaaacacaccaaaaaaatgaataaaaattcaccaacaatcatgaaaaatatatactttatttgattttatcttTAGTATTAATAGGACACTCAATGGCTGGCATCCAAGCTGTTTTGATTGGGAAGGTGGAAAGATCAGACGAATATTcgccaatgtttttatttttatgatagtAAAGTAATCAAGTGGTACAGGAACTAATAATTCACATTTGCTAATGTGTTGTAGAAATagcatcattttggaaaaaaaacagacaaaacacaCACTTGATTTTGAGATGCAGAAAAAAAGCCGTTTCCAAATTTTCTATTGTGAAAGAAAACCATACCATAAACCAAATTTAGGgtttcactcattttttttctggactgcGTATTCTCAAAAGGGTcacgggggctgctggagcctatcccagctgactttgtgcTGGAAGCAGGAGACACCCTTAATCTGTGACCAGCTGATTGCAGAGCACaagaaaacagacaaccattcacactcacactcatacttttcTGAAATTAGTTTTCTTTCTTGTAAACAGGACATTGCCTCTGACCTAAGGTCCAGGAGGTCAGTGGTCAACGAAACTGAGCAGAACTTGCGTCTGGCCAAAAGCAGTGCCGACCAAATGGCCATAAAATTCCAAGAGCATTGTCCTGACATTGAGCGGCAGGAATCTGATGTCCACAAGCTAAACAAGCGCTTTAACATCCTGAACAATCAGATCGACACCAGGTCAGAGAGTCTTGATGAAAAAGACAATCTACAAATCATATCTAGAAGCCACATTTTAATAGGCCCCTCTACACTATGTCACAGGTCTCAAAGTTTGCAGAGGGCCAAGATGGCATACAATAACTATCGCAATGATTATAACAACACTAATAACTGGCTTGCTCGCATCCCAAACTACGAGCCATCTGAAACTGATGACATAAGGCAACTGGAAACTAAACTGAAGAATCAGAGGGTGAGAATAATTTCCAACTGGAGGCAATTTTGATGAACATCTTTCAATGGGTATAATTGTGGTTTATTACTCTCCTCACCTGTATACAGAATTTGCTTTCTGATATTGCAAGAAAAGAGTCTGACATGAACAATCTATCTAAAAATGGTCGGCTTTACCAACAAGCTATCaaagtaagtttttttatttaacacaaTTTGTTGCTTAAAACatatagtaatttaaaaaaaaatcattatgataATGGTTTCAATCTTACGATGAATGGATCTTTTTAGGACTATGAAAATGAAACTGAAAAGTTCAGGTCCATACTAGACCTCGATGATGGACTTGTTCCTCAGACCTACAAGCGGAGCCGGATGGAATCgccttcaatggcagtcaaagcAGAGGTGGGTCATGTTGAAGAAATTTTTCAATTCAACCAAAAAGTACGTATGTCAATGCACACTAGATTCTTCGTAAAGTAATTCCCAAACAAGGTTGTATGGCAAACTAGTATCCTAATTAATtattagtactttttttcataCCGTCTATTACATAAATGAGATAAGGAAAGAACAATAAATTACTTTCCTATTAGGTGGCAAAAGGTGCTGTGATAATTGTATCCACATTTTACCAAATAACCTGAAGAAATCTATATCTGTAGATCAGTTTAATGTTCTATTCTGTGGGAAATTCAGTGATATAGTAATTATATTGACTGGACTATTATTGTATACTGAATTATTTATACTCACCTTTACTGTTCACAGTGCCTGTTCCGATGACATATTATTTCTCCTTTTGTAGGAAGCTGCTATTGAAGCCAAATATACTGAGGTGAATGCTGTGAACAAGCAAAAACTACAGAATCTTGAGTTCACCCACAGCCTTCTCAACCAGgtgaaatgacattaaaataaataaatactcttGTATACATAATCAGAACACTTAGTATAATATTGCTGTACACTTTTTCTCTAGCAACCAGATATCACTTTGATCCAGCCTATCAATGTCCAGTCAGTAAATGCAGCTGCCCCGGGAGGGGAACTTTGGAGAATTAGGAAGCAGCTACAAGATGAGATTCAGAGGAGGGAGCAATTAGAGAAAGAAATTGAGATAATCCAGACAGATATTTATGTCTTGGAAGGACAGAAGCCTCAGGACACAATTGTCAAAAAGGAGCTAATCAAAAAAGTCCCCGATCCTCAACTAGATGAGGAATTGTACAAGGTTCAACAGAAGCTTTCAGAGGAACGTCGCACTACCCATGTTCTAGAAAATGACCTAGAAGTATTGAAACTAAAGCTGCGTGGTCTGGAGACCGAGGTCAAGGAAGGGGCTCAGCAATATATGGTGAAAGAGGTTCTGCGTATTGAAAGAGATCGTGGTCAGGAGGAGGAGATGCGCAAACTTCGGGAAGAGCTGGATGAGCTGAGGAGGCAGAAATCGATGAAAGACAATGAGCTTGTTCAGATACAAAAACAAGTAACAATCCTGGCTGAAGAGAAGAATAAAGAGCAGGAAGTTATTAAAGAAGAGGAGAtaataaaagtacaaaatgacCCCCAACTTGAAACTGAATACAGACTCCTCTTGAAcaggaaacaaaaagaaattgaCGGAAGGAAGCAACTCGAGGATGAATTGAAATTTCTCCAAGAGAAGCTTCGTAGGCtggaaaaggaaaaatcaaTGGCTGAGGAGAAGATTTCCATTAAGGAGGTCCTTAAAGTAGAGAAAGATGTTGCACTGGAAAGGGAAGTAGAAAACCTTAGGAGGCAATATGAAGATGAGAAGACAAAACGGAGATCGTCCCAGCGTGAAAAAACTGACCTGCAAAGGAAAATTTCTAGTCTCGAGGAAGAGAAATCCAAGGTTGTGATCCAAGAGAAGATGAGGGAAATTGTTCGCCCTGATCCCAAGGCCGAAAATGAGGTGGCCAACCTCCGACTTGAACTTGTTGAGCAGCAGAGGCGGTATAAAGATGCCGAACTGCAGCTTCGATCTTTGCAAGATGAACTGACCATGCTCAAGAACAGAGGACCACTAGTGGAGGTTAAGGAGATTATTAAAGAAGTAATCAAATACAAGACGGACCCACAGACTGAGCGAGAACTAGAGAGACTCCGCAATGAAATTGTTGACAAAACTCACCAGACTGAGAAATCTGAGATGGAGATCCGCCAACTTAATGATGAAATCCAAAGATGGAAAGACATGAAGCCTCAGGTGCAGACCAAAGAAGTTGTCAATGAAGTGCTTCAGTACAGAGAGGATCCAAAAACAAAGGAGGAGGTGGAGATCTTGAAAAGAAAACTATCTGAGGAACAGTCTAAGCGCCTTGAACTAGAGAGAGAAAGGTCATCCCAGGAGGAAAAGATCAGACTGAGGAAGATAGATCTCTCTCAAGTCCGTGAGAAGTTTGTCCAGCAGGAAGTGGTGAAGATGGAAGAAGATGCTGTGCTCCGATCAGAGTGTGAAACGTTcttacaaaacatcaacaatgagcAGAGACAAAAGGATACTCTGAAAACAGAGCTCTATCAATTGCAGAGGCTGAAGGCTGACTTGGAGTTGCAGCTGGAGGAACTTGAGCGTGAGCGCAGGGCGAGACGTGAAGCAGAATTGGAGATCCAAAGGCTTCGGCTCAGACTTACTGAGCTAGAGATGCGAGACAAAGAAAACCGTGAGAAGGTGACTGTTAAGCAGAAGGTAGTCCTACAGCAGGATCCCCAACAAGAGAAAGAACACTCTATTCTCAAACTGCAGTTGGATGAAGAGAAGCATAAACGCATCTTGCTTGAGAAAGAACTAAATGCATTGATGCAACAGCAGgtcactttggagaaaatggatGTGAAAGAAAGAATTGTTCGTACTGAGAAGGTCCAGGTGGAAAAGGATCCAGAGGCTCAGCTAGAGATAGAGAACTTAAAGAGGACCCTGGAAGAGGAAAAAAGACGAAAGAGAGACCTCGACCAAGAGTTACTTACGATCACTTCCAGACTGTCTGAGATGGAGTTTTCCAACACCAAATCAACTAAAGAGCTTGATTACATAAGAGATGAAAGTAGTCGTCTGCAGCATGAAAATCAAAGACTGCAGAACGAAATTCGTAAGCTTCGTTCCGAAATTGAGATTACCAGCAAAGAGACTCAGCTTATCACCGAGTCTTCGCCGAGAGAGGATGGAAAGAACCTGGAGCTGAGGCTTGAATCTCTACAGAGAGAACTTGCGGAGCTCCGAGGCATTACAATAAAAAAGGATGAGGAGATAGAGAAGCTACAAAAGAATCTTTCAACTGTTAGAACGAAGAGAgaacagagagagagccatctGCGAAGGTCCATTGTTGTAATTGACCCAGACACTGGGAAAGAAATGCGGCCAGAGGAGGCCTTTAAACTTGGGCTGATCGACTGGAATATGTTTGTCAATCTGCAAAGCCAGGAGTGTGACTGGGAGGAAATCACAGTCAAGGGCCCAAAGGGAGAATCATCTGTTCTCCATGatagaaaatcaggaaaaaaattctCCATTGATGAtgctttaagtcttggccataTAACAAATCTCCAACTTCAGCAATACATGAACAAACAGCTAACCATCCAAGAATTTGGTGCATTGGTTTCAGGAAAGAAAAAGTGATCTACAAAACACCTACAAAagcaatatttcttttttttttcttcttctttttgctaGGTCCTAACTTTCTGCTTTGGTGAACTGGTATTTTTCTCCACTTCCTTAATTACCAAATGCACTTGGTACTTATTTGCTTAGTCAAACACAACTATGGTCTCAGAATATTACTGTTGTTTTCCTTTTGCTAGGTCATAACTCTCTGCTTAGGTgaactgcccccccccccacttcatTAATTACAAATGCACTTGGTACCTATTTCCTTAGTTAAACACATTTATGTGGAAATTAATTTAACATTCAGTTATTACCAAATTAAATTACCATTAAATATGCTCTCAGAATAATCCTGTTGctgagcttctttttttttaaactatgtgGGGTACGGAGgtaaacaactattttttagattttatatccAGATAGATAAAATCCATTAGGAAAAATGATTGCTTCCAAGATTTGTGGGATTATACCAGGAAATCATTTGTATGCTGTgccttaaatttaaataaaagtccagccatacctgtcaacctcgaaccatttgtgatcttaccaaattttgttttcgcccttacatatatgtataaatacatggaaaatcttaccactttacttttttgtaaaaaatcacgaacaacaagtagaaaatgtatgtttatgtgtttattgtttattattaaacaagggaacaggaaacggaaatcacatggtgaaagtgttacaaaacgaaatgtttatcatgatcttttttttttagccaatcagaggcgccggtacatatatcacttggcagacatgcgtttccgggaagaaacaatggcggatggtgaaaaatggctagaaagtgccttaatttatttttttttctcaaaatcaccgtttagcgtaccattttcatgtgtacagcgtaccaatataaaaatgggctttcagttgtaccaattacggcgagaacgtaccagttgacaggtatgtccaGCTAAAATGAGAagtgttttgtttgttattataatgcattaaaaacatgatttaaatgGTCTGAAACACTGACCATTCATTAATACATTCACTATCTCAATCACATATCCCAGAGATAT
Coding sequences within it:
- the ppl gene encoding periplakin, which gives rise to MMKRKSKSQIVTPVSKTVSSTELTSLIEKLQKNADKVEKNIYDVEQNLNKDVSKINEGKQPLYQEDTNKRLLNALELLVGLDEDAVNAKRLQHPQAEMIGQDMKQLRERVNKLREDHERIYQLIRTEGVPTINWGNMMDEKLENLSNKGFGPDLPSVENEVEEHNIFHSEVEALAPHISAGGDKEYVSGLQMKYNKLLALSSDRQRHLRSLRDYMQRCTNELYWMDQQADERINYDWSDSNLDYPARQRQYENFIGKCLESKEATITKLNEDGEKMIAAKHPGSNVIEAHMEAVHADWKEYLNLLICEENHLKHMDEYHKYHKEARDTQDLLKRLDVEVKQKYNPEFKDVYQMEGLIRELDDQSKAMDHFDERVKALQKRGLQVLPLKARQETSQKPLPVESLCDFDTDEGQIVRGNKYTLLRNNGTKWDVNDAAGQKYSAPAICFIIPPTDPEAVAIADNLAGQQNSVKQKMADSKGALVKRYDDLKKSSGGADKQEQQCRQMMAGLDKVASDLDKQEKAIQARLRPPLELKKPLQDSSDRMQDLRDIDITVHRIEPEKTSKVQEAKNFLVSNSTCASAPYLHSKADEVNNKYNYLEQLLQSSQEKMKNSNQLENSLQNGKALLSSYENRLAREDVAPSDLSSMEKTQRELADIASDLRSRRSVVNETEQNLRLAKSSADQMAIKFQEHCPDIERQESDVHKLNKRFNILNNQIDTRSQSLQRAKMAYNNYRNDYNNTNNWLARIPNYEPSETDDIRQLETKLKNQRNLLSDIARKESDMNNLSKNGRLYQQAIKDYENETEKFRSILDLDDGLVPQTYKRSRMESPSMAVKAEEAAIEAKYTEVNAVNKQKLQNLEFTHSLLNQQPDITLIQPINVQSVNAAAPGGELWRIRKQLQDEIQRREQLEKEIEIIQTDIYVLEGQKPQDTIVKKELIKKVPDPQLDEELYKVQQKLSEERRTTHVLENDLEVLKLKLRGLETEVKEGAQQYMVKEVLRIERDRGQEEEMRKLREELDELRRQKSMKDNELVQIQKQVTILAEEKNKEQEVIKEEEIIKVQNDPQLETEYRLLLNRKQKEIDGRKQLEDELKFLQEKLRRLEKEKSMAEEKISIKEVLKVEKDVALEREVENLRRQYEDEKTKRRSSQREKTDLQRKISSLEEEKSKVVIQEKMREIVRPDPKAENEVANLRLELVEQQRRYKDAELQLRSLQDELTMLKNRGPLVEVKEIIKEVIKYKTDPQTERELERLRNEIVDKTHQTEKSEMEIRQLNDEIQRWKDMKPQVQTKEVVNEVLQYREDPKTKEEVEILKRKLSEEQSKRLELERERSSQEEKIRLRKIDLSQVREKFVQQEVVKMEEDAVLRSECETFLQNINNEQRQKDTLKTELYQLQRLKADLELQLEELERERRARREAELEIQRLRLRLTELEMRDKENREKVTVKQKVVLQQDPQQEKEHSILKLQLDEEKHKRILLEKELNALMQQQVTLEKMDVKERIVRTEKVQVEKDPEAQLEIENLKRTLEEEKRRKRDLDQELLTITSRLSEMEFSNTKSTKELDYIRDESSRLQHENQRLQNEIRKLRSEIEITSKETQLITESSPREDGKNLELRLESLQRELAELRGITIKKDEEIEKLQKNLSTVRTKREQRESHLRRSIVVIDPDTGKEMRPEEAFKLGLIDWNMFVNLQSQECDWEEITVKGPKGESSVLHDRKSGKKFSIDDALSLGHITNLQLQQYMNKQLTIQEFGALVSGKKK